From Micromonospora echinaurantiaca:
CCAGGTAGGTGCAGACCGCCTGGCGGAACTCGTCCCGCGCGGCGTCCGCCCGGGTGAGCACCGCGCGGTGGGCGAGCAACGCGCCGAGCAACGCCATGCCGAGGCTGCCCAGCACCGGTACGACCACCGGCACCCCGATGCCGAGCACGAACAGGGCCACCCCGAGCACGCTCGGCATGGCGAGCCCGACCAGCGCGGAGAGCAGCAGCGACAGCGCGTACTGCTCGGGGGTGCGGTCGATCAGCGCGAGCTGCCGGTGCGGCGGTCGCAGCCAGCGGGACAGGCCGGCGAGCCACTCCAGCCGGCGGCCGGTGGCGGTGGCGGCCCGCCCCGGGCCAGCGGCCGGCTGGTGCAGCCGGCGCAGCGCGGGGCCGAGCGCCGGAGTCGCCGGCACCAGCTCCCGGACCACCAGGAACAGGCCGAGCCCGACCGTGGCCCCGCCGCAGACCGCGATCGCGAGCTGCCAGTTGCCGATCATCCTCGTCCTCCGTTCCGCCCCGCGAGGTCCGGGCGCGCGCTCACGCGATCGCCTCCTGCGGATCGGGGGCGGGTAGGAAGCGGGCCGGCCGCTGCGGCTGGCTCATCGACCGCACCCAGGCCAGCAGCCCGACGAAGGCCGCGCCCAGGGCGGCCATCACCAGCTGCCCGGCCGGCGTGCCGTACGGGCGGATGTACTCGGTGTTGACCAGCCCGTACGCCAGCGTGGCCAGGGTCATCCCGGTGAGGAAACGGACCGCGAACCGGGGTTGGGTGCGCTTGGCCTCGATCTCCCGGCGGGTGGCCACCTCGGCGGCCGCCGCCGACGCGATCGAGCCGAGCACGTCGCCGAGCCGCTCGCCCCGGTCGGACAGGTGCAGGATCAGCGCCGCCACCACCTGGTCACCGACCGGGTCGCCGATCTCCTCGGCGAAGGCGAGCAGCGCCGAGCGGGCCAGCCAGCCGGCCTGGAGCCGGGCGGCGAGCAGCCGTACCTCCTCTTGAATCTCCTCCGGCGCGGTGGCGACCGTGCCGATCACCGCCTGCTGGAGCCCCTGGCCGGTGGCGGAGACGTCCTTGAGCCGGCGGGTCCACTCGCCGACCGCCTCGATCCGGGCGATCGCCCGCTGCTCGGCCCGCCCGACCGAGAAGAGCCACGGCGTGCCCGGCACGGCCACCGCCACCAGCAGGCCGACCACCGGCAGCCCGGTGACCAGGAAGGCCAGCGCGCCGGCGACCAGCGCGCCGGCCAGCAGGGCCTGGTACGCCCGCTGCTCCCGGGGCGTCGCGCCGGAGCCGCGCCAGAGCCGGTCGACTCCCCGCCCCGCGCCCGGTGCCGGGCCGGGTGGCCGGCGGGTGCCGACCAGCGCCACCACCGCCAGCAGCAGCCCGGCGACGCAGGCCGCCCCGGAGACCACCGCGATCAGTTCGACGTTGGCGAGCACCGGTCACCGCCGGCCGAGTCGGGTCTGCAGGGGCCGCCGCCAGGCGCCGGTGCCGACCTCGATCCACCGGGTCAGCAGGCGGGCGTCGTAGCCGACCCGGAGCAGCTGGGCGCGGATCCGCTCGGGCAGGTGCCGGGGCACCGCCCGGCCGTCCGGGCCGGGGCCGAAGACGGCGGTGGTGACGATCCGGTTGCCCTCGCCGACGCCGATCACCTCCTCGACGTGCGAGACGAAGCGGTGCTTGCGCCCGCCGATCGCTGTCTCGTCCTCGACGGTGACGTAGACGATCAGATCGAGCGCGTTGCCGGCCATCCGGCGGGCCTGGTCGACGGTCATCTCCCGGCCGTGCGCCAGCGCCAGCTCGATGATCCGTTCGCTCACCCCGGCCGGGGTCCGGGCGTGGATGGTGCACATCGAGCCCCGGCTGGTGGTCATCGCCTGGAGCATCGGGACGATCTCCCGGGACCGGACCTCGCCGACGATGATCCGCAGTACGCCCATCCGCAGCGAGACTGGGATCAGGTCGGCGATGCTCACCTCGCCGGCCGGTCGGCCGTCCAGCCCCCGTTCGCCGTGCCCCTCCCGGGCCTCGAAGCTCATCACCGCCCGGTGCCGCAGCCGGCGGCGGGCCGGCAGCAGCTCGCGGCTCTCCTCCAGCAGCACGTACGGCTCGTCGGCCGGGATCTCGCTCATCAGGGCCCGGATGACCGTGGTCTTCCCCGCCCCGGCCAGCCCGGCGACCATGATGTTCAACCCGGCCCGCAGGGACGCGCGGAGGAAGTCGCGCAGCAGCGGGTCGATCATCTCGTCCAGGTCGCCCCGGCCGCCGGTGATGTCGTCCAGGCTCACGTCCAGCGTGTTGTGCTTGCGGATCACCGCGTACGGGCGGTGGCTGACCAGGAACACGGCGGCGAGCCGGCTGCCGTCGGGCAGTTGCAGGTCGAGGGTGGGCTTCGAGGTGGACAGCGACCGCTCGGTGGCGCCGGCCCGGCGGGCGGCCGCCTGGAGGATCTCCACCAGTTCGTCGTCGCTGTCGGCGATCGGCTCGGCCCAGTCGACCCCGCCGCCGTGCCGGGTGATGCGCACCTGATCGCAGCCGAGGATGTGCACCTCCTCGATGGTGTCGTCGACCAGCAGCGTCTGCAGCCGGCCGAGCCCGGCCAGCTCGGCGGTGACCTGGTCGAGCAGCAGCCGCTCCTCGCCGGCCGCCATCGGGGTGCCGGCCCGGCGCACCGAGTCGGCGTACTCGGCGACCACCGCCACGGCCAGCCGGGCCCGCTCGGTGTCCTCGGCGTCGGCGTCGAACTCCCGGCCGCGCTGCCAGCGGGTGAGCCGTTCGCTGAGCTCCCGGCGCAGCTCGCGGACCACCTGGAAGTCCACCCGCGGTCGGGGTGGCGGCTCCGGCGGCGCGCCGACCGGCGCCGGCGCGGCGTGCTGGTGCCGACCGTTCGACAGCACCCCGTTCGTCGGCGTCCCGTGCCCCGTGCCGGGCGGGATCGTGCCGTTCGCCCCGGTCGGCACGGCCCCGTTCGGCGCGGGCAGCGGCGGCGCGGTGGAGGTGGCCCCGGGCGGCTGGCGGCGCGGGTCCGACGAGACCGGCTCAAAGCGCATCCGGCACCCCCTGCGACACCGGCCAGGCCAACCGGGCCCGCCGCCGCTCCAGCAGCGACCCGATCGGCACCTCCAGCGCGCCGGCCGCGCGCATCAGCGGCCGTCCGGCCCGCACGGTGCCGCCCAGGCCGAGCACCTCGGCGGTACGCGGGTCGTGCGGCAGCCGGGCGATCACCGGCAGCCGCAGCACCTTGCTGATCTCGCCCCGCCCGTGGCCGTCGCCGACCAGCAGCAGCCGCGGCGTGCCGGGGGAGACCCGGTGTTCGGTGAAGTCCCGCTCGATCGCCCGGACCATCGCCCGGGTGCCGGAGAGGTCGGGCAGCTGGGCCCGGCTGACCAGCAGCACCACCGAGGCGGCCCGCAGGATCGGCCAGGGCGGGCCGGCGACCTGCAACCGGCCACAGTCGACCAGCACGTCGTAGCCGGGCTCGCCCCGCTCCAACCCGGTGAGGAAGTCGGCGAACCGCTGCCAGAGCGGCGTGACGCTGCCGGCCTGCGCGGGGTCCACCACGCCGGGCAGCAGCAGCCGTTCCCGCTTCGGCGCGTCGAGGTCGACCAGTTGTGACCAGAAGGCGGTCTCCAGGTTGCCGTCCCGCAGTTCGCCGACGGCCAGCTCACCGATGCCGCGGGGCCCGTCCAGCGCGCCGCCGAGATAGCCGGCGAGGATCGACCCGCCGGCCGGGTCGGCCTCGACCAGCACCAGCCGGCGGTGCCAGCTCAGCGCGCAGGCCAGGGCGGTGGTGGTGACGCCCGGCGAGCCCTTCGCCGACACCAGCGCGATGATCGCCATGCTCAGGCCGCCTCGGTGAGCACGACGGCGATCCGCTCCTGGGCCGAGAGCGCCACCACCGCCGGCACGTCCCGCACCCCGAGCGCCAGGTAGAGCACGATCTCGGTGTCGCTCTGGCCGGTCGCCGTGTCGATCACGGTGGCCTCGAACCGGGTGGCGGTGGCCGCCGGGCCGGTGTCGTCGTCGTCCGGGGTGCTCACCAGCAGGACCTGGTCGCCGGGGTGCAGCTCGCGGGCCGGCACCTCGGCCGGGCCGAGGCCCAGCGCGAGCTGCTGCTGGCCGGGGGCGAGCAGCGGGTCGTCGGTGAGCTGGGCCATGGTGAGCAGGGTCCCCGGGGTGAGCGACACCGCTGCCCGCTTGCCGACCACCTCGTCGAGCCGGCCGGCCGGCACCGGTTTCAGGCCCTGGCCGCCGGCCACCTGCACCGGCACCAGGTCGTCCGCGCTGAGCTGCCGGCCGACCTCGACCGGTCGGGCCACCGCCAGGTAGCTGCCGGTGGCCCGGACCGAGGTGACCGCGAACGCGGCGCCGAGCCCGCCGAGGGCGATCAGCAGCACGGCCAGACCGAGCAGTCCGGGGCGGGTCCGGCGCTGCCGGACCACCTTGGGCGGGGCGACCGGCGCGTCCACCGGTCCGGTTCCGTTGCGGGTCGCCAGGCTCATCGGGTCACCACCTGCAGTTCGTTGATCTGGATCGGGACGGTGCCGCTGGTCCGGGTCTGCGGGATCTCGCCGCTCTGGCCGCCGCCGCTCCAGGTCACCGTCCAGTACGTGGTGGCGCTGACCCGGTACGTGCCGGCCTTCGGGTAGCCGGTGTGGTAGCCGCAGTCGGGGGAGGGCCGCCCGGCGCGCGGCCCGGTGGCCGAGTACGCGGTGCCCGGCCCGGTGCAGGTGACCTTCCGGCCGTTGCCCATGCTCCAGACGATCCGGTCGACCTTGGCCTCGATGACGACGCGCAAGCCGCGGTCCTCCGCGTCGGCGCGCAGCGGGCCGAAATAGTTCTCGCCCCGGCTGGCCCACATCCACACCGGCAGCCCGACCAGCCCGGGGCCCTTGCTCTTGCGCGGCGCCACGGCCACCCGGGGCGGGAGCAGCCGGATCGAGGCGAGCGCCCGGCGGGCCAACTCCTCCGGGTCGGGTGGCGCGCCGAACCCGGGCGGCGGGCTGTCCCGCAGCACGGTGGTCTGGTCGCCCAGGTCGCCGCCGTTGCAGGTGCGGACGTACCACTGCTGGCCGGGTGGGGTGTTGGCCGGCTGCGGCTGGGCGAGCTTGTAGTAGCAGCCGTCGCCGTTGTTGAACCAGCCGAGC
This genomic window contains:
- a CDS encoding type II secretion system F family protein — translated: MGNWQLAIAVCGGATVGLGLFLVVRELVPATPALGPALRRLHQPAAGPGRAATATGRRLEWLAGLSRWLRPPHRQLALIDRTPEQYALSLLLSALVGLAMPSVLGVALFVLGIGVPVVVPVLGSLGMALLGALLAHRAVLTRADAARDEFRQAVCTYLDLVALQLSAAHGPVQSLERAAAVCDGWVFDRLREALRLAQLQMHSPWDELRDLADRIGIPELGDVGAIMRSSGSEGAQVHETLRSRADSLRDQIRTDNLARAEGVTSRLDIPGALLVFVLLGFAVYPFIARV
- a CDS encoding type II secretion system F family protein, which produces MLANVELIAVVSGAACVAGLLLAVVALVGTRRPPGPAPGAGRGVDRLWRGSGATPREQRAYQALLAGALVAGALAFLVTGLPVVGLLVAVAVPGTPWLFSVGRAEQRAIARIEAVGEWTRRLKDVSATGQGLQQAVIGTVATAPEEIQEEVRLLAARLQAGWLARSALLAFAEEIGDPVGDQVVAALILHLSDRGERLGDVLGSIASAAAAEVATRREIEAKRTQPRFAVRFLTGMTLATLAYGLVNTEYIRPYGTPAGQLVMAALGAAFVGLLAWVRSMSQPQRPARFLPAPDPQEAIA
- a CDS encoding CpaF family protein, yielding MRFEPVSSDPRRQPPGATSTAPPLPAPNGAVPTGANGTIPPGTGHGTPTNGVLSNGRHQHAAPAPVGAPPEPPPRPRVDFQVVRELRRELSERLTRWQRGREFDADAEDTERARLAVAVVAEYADSVRRAGTPMAAGEERLLLDQVTAELAGLGRLQTLLVDDTIEEVHILGCDQVRITRHGGGVDWAEPIADSDDELVEILQAAARRAGATERSLSTSKPTLDLQLPDGSRLAAVFLVSHRPYAVIRKHNTLDVSLDDITGGRGDLDEMIDPLLRDFLRASLRAGLNIMVAGLAGAGKTTVIRALMSEIPADEPYVLLEESRELLPARRRLRHRAVMSFEAREGHGERGLDGRPAGEVSIADLIPVSLRMGVLRIIVGEVRSREIVPMLQAMTTSRGSMCTIHARTPAGVSERIIELALAHGREMTVDQARRMAGNALDLIVYVTVEDETAIGGRKHRFVSHVEEVIGVGEGNRIVTTAVFGPGPDGRAVPRHLPERIRAQLLRVGYDARLLTRWIEVGTGAWRRPLQTRLGRR
- a CDS encoding P-loop NTPase family protein — protein: MAIIALVSAKGSPGVTTTALACALSWHRRLVLVEADPAGGSILAGYLGGALDGPRGIGELAVGELRDGNLETAFWSQLVDLDAPKRERLLLPGVVDPAQAGSVTPLWQRFADFLTGLERGEPGYDVLVDCGRLQVAGPPWPILRAASVVLLVSRAQLPDLSGTRAMVRAIERDFTEHRVSPGTPRLLLVGDGHGRGEISKVLRLPVIARLPHDPRTAEVLGLGGTVRAGRPLMRAAGALEVPIGSLLERRRARLAWPVSQGVPDAL
- a CDS encoding SAF domain-containing protein, with the protein product MSLATRNGTGPVDAPVAPPKVVRQRRTRPGLLGLAVLLIALGGLGAAFAVTSVRATGSYLAVARPVEVGRQLSADDLVPVQVAGGQGLKPVPAGRLDEVVGKRAAVSLTPGTLLTMAQLTDDPLLAPGQQQLALGLGPAEVPARELHPGDQVLLVSTPDDDDTGPAATATRFEATVIDTATGQSDTEIVLYLALGVRDVPAVVALSAQERIAVVLTEAA